Proteins from a genomic interval of candidate division WOR-3 bacterium:
- the fabF gene encoding beta-ketoacyl-ACP synthase II — translation MMRRVVVTGLGVVTCLGIDIETFWQNLLAGKSGISRFDHIDPTNLAVQFGGVVKDFDATKRFDAKLVKRMDRFCQFALWSAVDAVSDAKLSLDNEDKTRIGVIIGSGMGGLETWEKQHELYLTKGPSRVSPLLIPMMIPDIAAGNISIYYGLRGPNYCTTSACASGAHAIGSGYRHILSGDADICIVGGSEAPLTGFCISAFANMGALSKRNDAPEKASRPFAQDRDGFVIAEGAATVILEDLEHAKKRNAKIYAEIVGFGVTGDGYHITAPAPEGVGAYEAMRNALNEANLTADDIDYINAHGTSTDLNDLTETQAIKKLFGERAKKIAVNSTKSMIGHSLGAAGAIEFVVLCLSVYHQKVHPTINLENPDPELDLDYVTEGARLMPIRAGMSNSLGFGGHNTCLLVKQFKV, via the coding sequence ATTATGCGGAGAGTTGTTGTAACTGGTTTAGGTGTTGTCACTTGTTTAGGTATTGATATTGAGACCTTTTGGCAAAATCTTTTGGCAGGAAAATCCGGTATTTCTCGATTTGACCACATTGACCCGACAAATTTAGCAGTGCAGTTTGGCGGTGTCGTTAAAGATTTTGATGCTACGAAACGATTTGATGCTAAACTTGTTAAGCGAATGGACCGATTTTGTCAATTTGCTCTGTGGTCTGCAGTCGATGCCGTCTCTGATGCTAAACTTTCTTTGGATAATGAGGACAAAACTCGGATTGGTGTTATTATTGGTTCTGGTATGGGTGGTTTGGAAACTTGGGAAAAACAGCATGAGTTATATCTTACTAAAGGACCTTCGCGAGTTTCACCACTTTTAATTCCGATGATGATTCCAGATATTGCCGCAGGTAACATTTCAATCTATTACGGATTACGCGGTCCCAATTATTGCACGACCTCGGCGTGTGCTTCTGGCGCACATGCGATTGGAAGCGGTTATCGGCATATTCTTTCAGGTGATGCAGACATTTGTATTGTCGGAGGTTCGGAAGCACCACTTACCGGTTTTTGCATTTCGGCCTTTGCTAATATGGGCGCATTGAGTAAACGCAATGACGCGCCAGAAAAAGCATCGCGACCATTTGCTCAAGACCGCGACGGATTTGTAATTGCCGAAGGTGCTGCGACTGTCATCTTAGAAGACTTAGAACATGCTAAAAAGCGTAATGCCAAAATATACGCGGAAATTGTTGGCTTTGGTGTAACCGGCGACGGTTATCATATAACTGCGCCAGCTCCTGAAGGTGTTGGCGCTTATGAAGCAATGAGAAATGCCTTAAATGAGGCTAACCTTACTGCGGACGATATTGATTATATTAATGCTCATGGTACTTCTACAGACTTAAATGATTTAACCGAAACTCAAGCCATTAAAAAATTATTTGGCGAACGAGCAAAGAAGATTGCGGTAAATTCGACTAAATCAATGATTGGTCATTCCTTGGGAGCGGCCGGCGCAATTGAGTTTGTGGTTCTCTGTCTTTCAGTATATCACCAGAAGGTCCATCCGACAATAAATTTAGAAAATCCTGACCCAGAATTAGATTTAGATTATGTTACTGAAGGTGCACGCTTAATGCCGATACGAGCCGGGATGTCCAATTCTTTAGGTTTCGGTGGACATAATACCTGTCTGTTAGTAAAACAATTCAAGGTTTAG
- a CDS encoding acyl carrier protein, translated as MALSDDVKNIIIEQLHVTPEKVTDNASFVEDLGADSLDIVELVMAFEEKFGIEIPDEDSSKIRTVSDAIKYIEEKTAKK; from the coding sequence ATGGCATTAAGTGATGATGTAAAAAATATTATTATCGAACAATTACATGTGACACCGGAAAAAGTCACGGACAATGCATCCTTTGTTGAAGACTTAGGTGCAGATTCCTTAGACATTGTAGAATTAGTAATGGCATTTGAAGAAAAATTCGGCATTGAAATTCCAGATGAAGATTCTTCCAAAATAAGAACCGTCTCTGATGCAATAAAATATATTGAAGAAAAAACTGCTAAGAAATAG